In a single window of the Dreissena polymorpha isolate Duluth1 chromosome 3, UMN_Dpol_1.0, whole genome shotgun sequence genome:
- the LOC127873264 gene encoding uncharacterized protein LOC127873264 has product MENKFGCLCMLLFVSVVWQDVSANNSTGGLRCYSCFATGGHNECEDYNTFKKAMSGKGNPGVKKNCTEPFDNVCIIETFAILGATVSHIRDCSDGHQFSFTSSLQNNRSAYDRLYRLQPNNETACVWDGQNQVCLTKCNTDFCNGPVLDEVNGAFVAPAITLGALLSTVAVTLMLN; this is encoded by the exons ATGGAGAACAAATTTGGATGTTTATGTATGCTTCTTTTTGTGT CGGTAGTATGGCAAGATGTCTCAGCAAACAACTCCACCGGCGGTCTACGCTGTTACTCGTGCTTTGCAACCGGCGGCCACAACGAATGTGAAGACTACAACACGTTTAAGAAAGCCATGAGCGGAAAAGGAAACCCGGGTGTTAAAAAGAACTGTACAGAGCCATTTGATAATGTGTGCATCATAGAGACCTTTGCAATACTCG GTGCGACAGTGTCTCATATCAGAGACTGCAGTGACGGTCATCAGTTCTCATTTACATCGTCATTACAAAATAACAG gAGTGCTTATGATCGCCTTTATCGACTGCAACCCAACAACGAGACGGCTTGTGTGTGGGACGGGCAAAACCAAGTTTGTCTAACAAAGTGTAACACTGACTTTTGTAATGGTCCAGTTCTGGATGAAGTGAACGGCGCTTTTGTTGCCCCGGCGATTACGTTGGGCGCTTTGTTGTCCACGGTTGCCGTTACTCTtatgttaaattaa